In Emticicia oligotrophica DSM 17448, a genomic segment contains:
- a CDS encoding recombinase family protein codes for MKIGYARVSTKDQVLDLQIDALEKDGCELIFKETASGAKTDRPELQKLMNHLRKGDIVVVYKLDRLGRSLKHLLDVVAELNQKEVGIRSINDAIDTTTPQGRLFFNISASFAEFERDLIRERTKSGLEAARARGRKGGRRQGMTKDAVQKAILAETYYKEGKMGVNQIAKEIGVSKMTLYKYLRYRKVKIGDYIKIN; via the coding sequence ATGAAAATAGGCTACGCAAGGGTTAGCACCAAAGACCAAGTGCTCGACTTACAAATAGATGCACTTGAAAAAGACGGCTGTGAATTAATTTTTAAAGAAACAGCCTCAGGAGCAAAAACCGATAGACCCGAACTACAAAAACTTATGAACCATCTTAGAAAAGGAGATATTGTAGTGGTTTATAAACTCGACCGATTGGGGCGTTCGCTCAAACACTTGCTCGATGTGGTTGCTGAACTCAATCAAAAAGAAGTTGGTATCAGAAGTATCAATGATGCTATTGATACCACAACTCCCCAAGGTAGATTATTTTTTAATATTTCAGCTTCGTTTGCTGAGTTTGAAAGAGACCTAATCAGAGAAAGAACAAAATCTGGTTTGGAAGCCGCAAGAGCCCGAGGCAGAAAAGGAGGTCGCCGACAGGGTATGACAAAAGATGCCGTGCAAAAAGCAATTCTTGCCGAAACCTATTACAAAGAAGGAAAAATGGGTGTCAATCAGATTGCCAAAGAGATTGGTGTTTCTAAGATGACGCTTTACAAATATTTGAGGTATAGGAAAGTGAAAATTGGTGATTATATCAAGATTAACTAA
- a CDS encoding LytTR family transcriptional regulator DNA-binding domain-containing protein, protein MVSYSLNYWHSVFQNFYRISKGILINPEKIVSQQRCIILLSDNSRFTYSRRRYKVAFP, encoded by the coding sequence ATCGTCAGTTATAGCCTAAATTACTGGCATAGTGTCTTTCAAAACTTCTATCGTATAAGTAAAGGTATCTTGATAAACCCAGAAAAAATAGTTAGTCAACAAAGATGTATTATTTTATTGAGTGATAATTCAAGGTTTACTTATTCCAGACGTAGGTATAAAGTTGCATTTCCTTGA
- a CDS encoding AraC family transcriptional regulator gives MREIEVKIPIIRPEGIDNFHFNGIDWPLNFTKNHNLFHINRLEEFIHRISFPLPPHRKTVFDIIFLTKGNSIRSKGLLKYEFTAGQLFFLPAYQITSHDYISKDAEGFFLHFDSSIFKNHNLDKFLKDFNFLGFLNHPVVKLDTQSIVAFVNIFERLETLVNETKTNELDLISIYLFALLKESAKFATEEKNVIKNASALLTERYKEALSQYIYTKQKVKEYADYLNVTPNHLNKCVKKTTMKSAQELLNEMLIMEAKSLLKFSNLQISEIAVKLGNHTPSNFARFFKSKTSMMPKDYR, from the coding sequence GTGAGAGAAATTGAAGTAAAAATTCCAATTATTAGGCCTGAAGGGATTGATAATTTCCATTTTAATGGAATAGATTGGCCGTTAAATTTTACTAAAAATCATAATCTTTTTCATATTAATCGATTGGAGGAGTTTATTCATAGAATTTCTTTCCCACTACCCCCACATCGAAAAACAGTATTTGATATTATATTTCTTACTAAAGGCAATTCTATTCGGAGTAAGGGATTACTCAAATATGAATTTACAGCCGGACAACTTTTCTTTTTGCCAGCGTATCAAATCACTTCACACGACTATATAAGCAAAGATGCAGAAGGTTTTTTCTTACATTTTGATTCTTCAATTTTTAAAAATCACAATCTTGATAAATTTTTAAAGGATTTTAATTTCTTAGGTTTTCTTAATCACCCAGTTGTGAAATTAGACACCCAATCTATAGTTGCATTTGTAAATATTTTTGAAAGACTTGAAACCCTGGTTAATGAAACCAAAACTAATGAATTAGATTTAATTAGTATCTACCTTTTTGCATTACTCAAGGAATCTGCAAAATTTGCCACTGAAGAAAAGAATGTAATTAAAAATGCTTCAGCTTTGCTCACAGAAAGATATAAGGAAGCCCTTTCTCAATATATTTATACGAAACAAAAGGTAAAAGAATATGCAGACTACTTAAATGTAACTCCCAATCATTTAAACAAGTGTGTAAAAAAAACCACAATGAAGTCTGCCCAAGAGTTATTAAATGAAATGTTAATAATGGAGGCTAAATCACTTTTGAAATTTTCAAACCTTCAAATCTCCGAAATCGCTGTAAAGTT
- a CDS encoding IS256 family transposase, variant Zn-binding type yields MKWGKQAGKQRYKCKNCEIFYCEQRKDVRQKNRFIWFKKWVLERQTLKVLSRESSYSQRTLQTLFYEFLAQAPVLKIQNNRVLHMRMDGTYFKQFCLISYQDHHSNYTQLIRFSDEERYEEIKEDLQNLLRLGLKIESMTVDGQKGTLRAIREVLTETKIQRCLVHIQRQSLIWLTNSPKHTSAKELRKIVLLISKISTHNDKIAWLRQFKQWEIAHKSYYQQKSFNSETDRYWYTHKLLRRTFIYIKSAIPNMFHFLDDEAIPKTTNGIEGFFSHLKNHLDIHRGLTTEHRKNFIKWYIYFSNEK; encoded by the coding sequence AATTGCGAGATTTTTTATTGTGAACAACGCAAGGATGTCCGCCAAAAGAATCGTTTTATTTGGTTTAAGAAATGGGTATTAGAACGCCAAACATTAAAGGTTTTAAGTAGGGAGAGCAGTTATAGCCAACGAACACTTCAAACCTTATTCTATGAGTTTTTAGCCCAAGCCCCTGTGCTAAAAATCCAAAATAATCGAGTGCTTCATATGCGGATGGATGGGACATACTTCAAGCAGTTTTGTCTGATTAGTTATCAAGACCATCATAGTAACTATACTCAACTTATCAGGTTTAGTGATGAGGAAAGATATGAAGAAATCAAGGAGGATTTACAGAATCTATTACGATTAGGTTTAAAGATTGAAAGTATGACAGTAGATGGGCAAAAAGGGACACTTAGAGCGATTAGAGAGGTATTGACTGAAACTAAAATCCAGCGTTGTTTGGTACATATTCAGCGTCAGAGCCTCATTTGGCTTACCAATAGTCCTAAACATACATCAGCTAAAGAACTTCGAAAAATCGTACTATTGATTAGTAAAATATCGACTCATAACGACAAAATTGCTTGGCTGAGACAGTTCAAGCAGTGGGAGATAGCTCATAAATCCTATTATCAACAAAAATCTTTTAACTCAGAAACAGACCGATATTGGTACACACATAAATTGTTAAGGAGAACGTTCATCTACATCAAATCAGCTATTCCCAACATGTTCCATTTTCTGGATGATGAAGCTATTCCTAAAACTACTAACGGCATTGAAGGTTTCTTTTCTCATCTCAAAAATCATTTGGATATTCATAGAGGTTTGACGACGGAGCATCGAAAAAATTTCATCAAGTGGTATATCTATTTCTCTAACGAAAAGTGA